From Oncorhynchus clarkii lewisi isolate Uvic-CL-2024 chromosome 26, UVic_Ocla_1.0, whole genome shotgun sequence, the proteins below share one genomic window:
- the LOC139385185 gene encoding uncharacterized protein, translated as MTQYVLGVHLQILLAVGLAVFCFCLVLGCLLCWRRGKYHPPEDKEAAISPSSATCERVTVSLTPSSGTLPIKQQYEELDGDVLDLPSPNSSSSPSEDDLTALPFEPRHRSSSSQLRSSPRSCFPMRRLSTPSVSSSSHYKPSGHGRASLPSISKLGLVSKTRRALERRCTVTGDNFLYSEQSRLTSPGNAMQSPGIQGELSQPQYGSSSLSIPTKPAPLLHFSLLFSPARGTLTTNIMGLSGGARRRSGVFVRASLPPLCPSPQQGASRRLSLSPEIQCQSLVLQVGSVEELRACTLRLAVFSRDFSGLRETALGELEMPCGEMDWEPDTTVPYTRELTPTRSRLKKPLPSQSMSSQETLGRRKSSLCAAPRALGQLFILLQYQTLAHRIKVMVRKAENLAKLSRMPGAADHYVVINLRQDGKVISTKETKGAGGHNAVWNAPFLFDLPVGDITQLPLALEFIIMQGRLYTKSSMLGRVLIGCEAPEAGQGHWRDMCRQGQVETAHWHPITPAVF; from the exons ATGACGCAATATGTTCTTGGAG TCCACCTGCAGATTCTGCTGGCAGTGGGTCTGGCAGTCTTCTGCTTCTGCCTGGTGCTGGGCTGTCTACTGTGTTGGCGGAGAGGGAAGTATCATCCACCAGAGGACAAAGAGGCAGCAATATCCCCTTCCTCAGCCACTTGTGAACGGGTTACCGTGTCCCTGACCCCCTCCTCTGGCACCTTACCCATCAAGCAGCAGTATGAGGAGCTAGACGGGGATGTCCTGGACCTCCCATCCCCCAATAGCAGCTCCTCCCCCTCTGAGGATGACCTCACCGCCCTGCCCTTTGAACCTCGCCACCGGTCATCCTCCTCCCAGCTGAGGTCCTCCCCCAGGTCCTGCTTTCCCATGCGTCGCCTCAGCACCCCGAgtgtgtcctcctcctcccactacaAGCCTTCAGGCCATGGCCGTGCCTCCCTGCCCTCTATCTCCAAACTGGGCCTAGTCTCCAAGACCCGTCGGGCGCTGGAACGCCGCTGCACCGTGACCGGTGACAACTTCCTGTACAGCGAACAGAGCCGCCTGACCAGCCCTGGCAATGCCATGCAGTCTCCTGGCATTCAGGGGGAGCTGTCCCAGCCACAGTACGGCTCCAGCTCCCTATCCATCCCCACCAAGCCTGCTCCTCTCCTGCACTTCTCCCTGCTCTTCTCCCCAGCACGGGGCACTCTGACCACCAACATCATGGGCCTATCCGGGGGGGCACGGCGGCGCAGTGGGGTGTTCGTACGAGCCAGCCTGCCCCCACTCTGCCCCTCACCCCAGCAGGGGGCGTCTCGGCGGCTCAGCCTCAGCCCAGAGATACAGTGCCAGAGCCTTGTGCTACAGGTGGGCTCTGTGGAGGAGCTCCGTGCCTGCACCCTCCGGCTGGCTGTGTTCAGCAGGGACTTCTCAGGCCTGAGAGAGACAGCGCTGGGGGAGCTGGAGATGCCTTGTGGGGAGATGGACTGGGAGCCAGACACAACTGTCCCCTACACCAGGGAGCTCACCCCCACCAGGAGTAGGCTGAAAAAG cctctcccctcccagaGTATGAGTTCCCAGGAGACGTTAGGTCGTAGGAAGAGTTCGCTCTGTGCTGCTCCACGGGCCCTGGGTCAGCTCTTCATTCTGCTGCAGTACCAGACACTGGCCCACCGCATCAAGGTGATGGTCCGCAAGGCTGAGAACCTGGCCAAACTCTCCCGGATGCCAGGAGCAGCAG ATCACTACGTAGTCATCAACCTGCGTCAGGATGGGAAGGTGATCAGTACGAAGGAGACCAAAGGGGCGGGGGGACACAACGCTGTGTGGAACGCTCCCTTTCTCTTTGACCTGCCTGTTGGTGACATTACTCAGCTGCCTCTTGCTCTGGAGTTCATCATCATGCAG GGGCGGCTCTACACGAAGAGCAGCATGCTGGGCCGTGTGTTGATTGGCTGCGAGGCCCCGGAGGCAGGACAGGGACACTGGAGGGACATGTGCAGGCAGGGACAGGTGGAGACAGCGCACTGGCACCCCATCACACCAGCAGTCTTTTAG